One window from the genome of Paraneptunicella aestuarii encodes:
- a CDS encoding ATP-binding protein: MGKINSFKIVSAIALLVFLMAVISIIELLIMHFLPLLEAAFPELPASYLDAIVLSISITPILVLLLKSKSSETIINSDSIQRKIYFASGLPLLIAIGLLLYSIDLKRRDIQALTHTDVLIQVNDSTQKLLNTLSKELQASSLKLHSNLKQSSLKEMQENTNQQLQNWIELIAKLKKGAKPEAFNNKYYNQLLELRQSVLIGASWPDIVRQYSTITSQILNEIAHNTSLQPYGNIELIQSQLVQVFKLNLLNDMTYTVLNAEQFRKQASPTSPNRTPIDEELQELKSIIQKDIEYEQLIIDNLYTVATPQQTAYLDDLLANSTMQKVHQLQLTHSKRSNALLISRLQTYIGYNGLIHQFKNYILRGDEKYVQTFQAYYKETLTILGKLEKAQYADEHYHMHLKAIRAVLEEYAEKIPLVTQMHNQNATVVTIDRTVKVDDIPAIGGLQYLNNFIWEFSLPPTLELLQQKSAILDSAEHYYGKLLAEHINTLVDAKNSDIYAYSAIALILLIAVIFLVIMVNLDLSTAYQARLEAVRQAQKANSMKDIFLSNMSHEIRTPINGIFGTLQILSKSPQTSANQTLISKALLSARSLSTIINDILDFAKIEANMLSLENIQFEISEIAHLVISDLDNKATRKGIKLELNFAEGFKDGWVGDPTRIHQILLNLVSNAVKFTKRGNVEITIGNTIDDSVPCLYIKVADTGVGMSEEAILRLFDRFEQADKSTTREFGGTGLGMAITKSLVDMMQGRIEVISTANVGTTIEVFLPLEQTSISHSIAEMNAKEEVEPPSLKGTKILLAEDNEINQVVFESMMGPTHADLRLVANGQDAIKLVSQNKPDLIFLDIQMPIMGGEEACERIKVLYPDIPIIALTANVMQEDVKRYYETGFDDFIPKPVDMNLLYRVLIKYLREQGKHSLAS; this comes from the coding sequence ATGGGCAAAATCAATTCATTCAAAATCGTCAGCGCCATTGCTTTACTGGTATTTCTGATGGCAGTAATCAGCATCATCGAACTGCTGATTATGCATTTTCTTCCCTTATTAGAAGCGGCTTTTCCAGAACTACCCGCTTCGTATCTGGACGCAATTGTTCTCTCCATTTCTATAACACCAATACTGGTTTTACTACTCAAGAGCAAAAGTAGTGAAACTATTATCAACAGCGATAGCATTCAACGAAAAATCTACTTTGCTTCCGGCTTGCCTCTTCTGATTGCGATAGGGCTATTACTTTATTCCATCGACCTGAAACGACGAGACATACAAGCACTCACCCATACCGATGTATTAATTCAGGTGAATGACAGCACTCAGAAACTTCTGAATACACTTAGCAAAGAGCTGCAAGCATCCAGCCTGAAACTCCATAGCAATTTAAAGCAAAGTTCATTAAAAGAAATGCAGGAAAATACTAATCAGCAGCTACAAAACTGGATTGAATTAATTGCCAAATTAAAAAAAGGAGCCAAACCTGAAGCTTTCAATAATAAATACTACAACCAGCTATTAGAGCTAAGACAAAGCGTGCTTATTGGCGCCTCCTGGCCTGACATTGTGCGCCAATACAGTACCATCACCAGCCAGATTTTGAATGAAATCGCACATAACACTAGCTTGCAGCCTTATGGCAATATTGAGTTGATACAAAGCCAGCTTGTCCAGGTGTTTAAACTGAATTTACTTAATGACATGACCTATACCGTGTTAAATGCTGAACAGTTCAGAAAACAGGCTTCCCCCACGTCCCCCAACCGCACACCGATTGATGAAGAATTACAAGAACTGAAATCTATTATTCAAAAGGATATTGAGTACGAGCAGTTGATCATTGATAACCTTTATACTGTCGCCACGCCGCAACAAACAGCTTATCTGGATGACTTGTTAGCCAACAGCACGATGCAGAAAGTGCATCAACTACAGCTTACTCATTCCAAGCGCTCCAACGCCTTACTCATTTCCAGGTTGCAAACTTACATTGGCTACAATGGCCTGATTCACCAATTTAAGAATTATATATTGCGCGGCGATGAAAAATACGTTCAAACCTTTCAAGCGTATTACAAGGAAACCTTAACTATTCTTGGCAAGCTGGAAAAAGCTCAGTACGCGGATGAACACTACCATATGCATTTAAAAGCAATCCGAGCAGTGCTGGAAGAATATGCTGAAAAAATACCTTTGGTTACCCAAATGCATAACCAAAACGCAACCGTAGTCACTATCGATCGCACGGTGAAAGTCGATGATATTCCCGCCATTGGCGGATTACAGTATTTAAATAATTTTATCTGGGAATTTTCACTGCCACCGACACTGGAATTATTGCAACAAAAGTCAGCTATTTTAGACAGTGCCGAACATTATTATGGGAAACTATTGGCTGAACATATAAACACGTTAGTTGACGCCAAAAACTCTGACATCTACGCCTACTCAGCCATTGCCCTGATATTACTCATTGCCGTTATATTTTTAGTTATCATGGTGAACCTGGATTTATCTACTGCTTATCAAGCGAGACTGGAAGCGGTACGCCAAGCGCAAAAAGCCAATAGTATGAAAGATATCTTCCTGTCGAACATGAGCCATGAGATCCGCACACCAATAAACGGTATTTTCGGCACGCTGCAAATCCTGAGCAAATCCCCCCAAACCTCAGCAAACCAAACACTGATATCCAAAGCGTTACTCTCTGCACGGTCGTTATCTACCATCATCAACGACATTCTTGATTTCGCAAAAATTGAAGCCAACATGCTGTCACTTGAAAACATTCAATTTGAGATTAGTGAAATTGCTCATCTGGTTATTTCCGATTTGGACAACAAAGCTACGCGCAAAGGCATTAAGTTAGAGCTGAACTTTGCTGAAGGTTTCAAAGATGGCTGGGTTGGTGACCCCACAAGAATTCATCAAATTTTGCTCAATCTCGTCTCCAATGCAGTGAAATTTACCAAACGAGGCAATGTTGAAATCACCATAGGTAACACCATTGATGACAGTGTGCCATGCCTCTATATCAAGGTAGCCGATACAGGTGTTGGCATGTCTGAAGAAGCCATTCTTCGATTGTTTGACCGTTTTGAGCAAGCAGACAAGTCAACCACAAGAGAATTTGGCGGAACCGGATTAGGCATGGCAATCACCAAAAGCCTGGTTGATATGATGCAAGGCCGAATTGAAGTTATCAGTACCGCCAATGTAGGTACAACAATAGAAGTTTTCCTTCCACTTGAGCAAACCAGTATCTCTCACTCTATCGCCGAAATGAATGCAAAAGAAGAAGTTGAACCACCTTCCTTAAAAGGAACGAAAATCCTGTTGGCGGAAGACAACGAGATTAATCAGGTAGTGTTTGAATCCATGATGGGGCCAACTCATGCCGACCTTAGGCTGGTAGCGAATGGTCAGGATGCCATAAAGCTGGTATCCCAAAACA